Part of the Vigna angularis cultivar LongXiaoDou No.4 chromosome 1, ASM1680809v1, whole genome shotgun sequence genome, CTAGGAAGTCACTTTCAGGTGCAACAAGATTGGAACTGTTACAGAAACACATCAAAAACAATTTTACGACTGAGTGATTTTAGAGGATAGCacagtaaaaaatataaaaaatataaaaagaaggaAACATAAACTGACTCAGGAATTGTAGATCCCACTGAGAATTGCACATGATCACCCGAGGCCtgtaagagaaaaaaagtttagTCAGTTGTCAAAGACAATTAGTCAATGACCTccatatataaacatattaaacatCCTTGACGAACACCTTCAAATCTCTTGCTTTTCTGTGATCTTTATTCTTCTTcctatcttttgttttctcGACATGTTTTGTGTTCTCACTTCCGCTTTTAACAGTCTTCTTGGAATCTAGAGCAAGTTCAGCCAAAAATGCTTCACTAGCAGCATCAGACTTCTCTCTTGCATCTTTCTCGGCCAAATCTTCCAAAAGTGCCTAAAATATAGAAAAGGAACAATTACTTAAGATAAAGGTAAAACAAGAGCACATGCTTCACCAGTTTCAATACAAACCCTCAGGTACGACTTCACTAGAGGCACTAATATTGCTCGATAATCATTAGCAGAAATAGGCCCAAGCTTGAATTCCAATTGCTGCATCTCTGTGACACTCCTAATTATTCGGGCATCAATTTTGCTAAGCTACACGGTGAAAAAGGAGCGTTAGAACATAAAAGCAAAGAAGGATATCCTTGCTGTTATCTCTATAGACATATGAAACATAGAAACTGACCTCTATAGATAAATGCTCCTTCAGTTTCTGAATAGCATTTTCTATGCAGCCATCCATTTGACGCAAGTAGTCCTTCATTctccattcatcttcttcaccagaTTCCAAGTCACATAATTGAGAAGTCACACCAGCATAAGCTTCCTTGTAACCAAATTGATTAACATTCCTTGCTTCTGCTTCTTGCAAAACATTTGATATAGCATCCAACTCAAACCTATTGCTGACATACATCATATCATTCTCACTCTCAATGagctcttctcttctttttcttaagaCAGATTCATAGCTTCGCTGAACAAATTCCCCAAGAGTTTCCCTCTTCTTACCTTCTTCAAGACATAGATCCTCTACTGTTTGCAGTGCTTCCTCATAACTTAAACGCTCACCCTTTTTCTCACACAGTCCCTGTAGGTGATAAAACTCTTTCTCAAGCATCTGGACAATTTCCttccctttatttattttatcttctctgATCCGCAGCCATGATGTCACTTGATCTCCAATAGGGGAACTTGAAAATATCCAGGATAGCAAAGCATTGTTATAGCATGAAATTCCATCTGGAGACCTTGGGGTGGTCACATCATCCAAGACAGACCCCTGATTTGTACCAGCAGTGACTTGTGTTTGCAGTAAACACTCATCCAGTAGGAGTCGTGATGCATCTCCATCGAGTACAATCTTGTCTTTAATCTCGGGACCCTGAGTGATATTCAGTGAATCATTTGTGGGACTACTACCTTTATCAGCATGTCTGGCCAACCCACATGCGTGAGATATTTCCTGCAGAAATTGGAAAATTGTCTTAAGCTGTGAAGGTCCTAGAAAGCATATGCACATTGGTGTTTGGTCCACGCCATGATTTAGAAGTTGCGAACCAGCAGCGAGACCCTGTATCTCACCCATAGTAAATTGTATGACCTTGTTCAGATGACTAGCAGCAAGACATTTATGCCTAATAAGAGTCTCAAACATGGCATGGATTTTCCCCAGAAGTTTTGCACGCTCAGGATCATCAGATACTGGCCAACAATCAATAATGCGATCAACCACAGACAGTTGGTCTTCAACACCTTCTCTTACAtcattttctataattttacaATTGTTATTGCATTCTTCCAAACAATTACGAAGAGTGTCCCCTGAACTTTCCTTCTCAATGTAAGAGCTGCTTGCTTCTTTAAAACAAACATTATAGTCCAGAGTATGATGATCCAAGTACAAATCCTCAGGAAGTGATGGACTTTTGAACCTTGCTTTATTATCAAGCACTCTAACTGCAGCTAAGACATCCAGGGGCTTCCAAGAACAATTAAGAATCATCTCAATCCATTCACTATCCACATTGTGGGGCAGAAGTCTCTGCATCTGTGGCGACAGACTCCCCATATGCTCTTGCACAACATGATGCCTGTGAGAATCCGGGTTGGAATGTTTCTCTTCACAGTTGCAGCAAGCCCAAAATTTCCAAGTTTTATTGGCCTCGGCATAAGACAAAGCCTCTGACAAGATATCATTCGGCAAAGTATCCTTCGAAGACCCATAGTGCGACTTAAGATCACAAATTTTAACCCTAAGAAAGTCCTTCTTCCTATCCATGCTAACCGAATTCCAATAAGAATGTACCCATTTCATCCTTTCCGCTGTAAAGCCACTCTTTTTCACATTTCCATGCCTTCTCCTATCACCAATCCTCTGACCAGATCCTCCAGATGAATCCAACGGTCTGTCATCCCTATCTCCTTCATTCGGAGATTGTGGTGCCTCTGACTTCTGCTGCAAAAGCCTGGCAGCAGCCACTCGCACTTCAATTTCCTTCCGTCTTTCTTCGGGCGTCTTGGTCACCTTCTTGATTTCATTAGGCCTTCTAGTTTGAACCAGCCTAACCTCCATCGGGTCCTCTGGGGTCCTCCTTATCGGAATCAATCGAAATCTCTCCTCCCCGTTACTCAAATTCTTCATCCAAGACGACAAGGAAGCTATATTCGACTTCTGAATAAGCTGTCTCAACTCATTCTGCACATGCGCAATACGCTCCTCAGTAGATGATGCTTTCTGCTCGCTCTCATCCTGCAACGTCTCCTTGGCAGGATCACTGGGGTTCTCGATGGCCAGCCCCCTCTCGCACTCATGCACCACATCCTCGTAATCCTTACCTTCAGTTGCCGCCTCCAACATTACCGTGGCACGGAAATGCGAGTACTCAACAGAATTCGGCATAAGCTCCACCGCGCGGCGCGCTGACTCGAGCGCGTTCTTCAAATGCCGCTGCTTCGAACTAGGGTCGGTGATAACCGTCGCCGTTTTGAAACACATGAGACTGTGAACTCGGTGGACGAACGCGGAGTGAGGCGAACCCTCCTCTCTGGCGCAAATCTCCCGCAACAGCTTCATTGCCTTGTTGTGGTTCCCTCGGCGGAGCGTCGTGAGAGCGCGCTCGCATTCGAGCTTGATTGTGGAGTACTCAGAACCCTCGGATAGAGGCGGAGCCAATTCGATCTTGCTAGGGTTATGTGGTTTGTGATCGGAAACAATGCTAACATCAGCGTCCGGCGAGGTGGCACCGTTGGCGGCTCCGCCGACGCCGGATTGCACCGCCGGAGAAGCCGCCGCGGGTTGTTTCGTGCGCGGCGCAGGGTTTCGCTTTTTGTGCCCCATCGATTGAGTTCATACAAATCCGATTCGCGTGCATAAACACCCGTGCAAGAATCCGCAAGCGAGCGTGGCTGTGCGAATAAATTTAGAAGCGATACAAACTACGAAGAggtagagaaagagaaaaaaagtgacCTTACCTAGATAAGTGGCGGAGGAAGGTAGTGGGTGGTAGCCGGCGATAACGGTTATGGAGAAGGATCGGCGGAAGAATCTAGAAGGTGCTGAGAAATTTGAATAAGAAGGGTTTGGGGAAGCTGAGAAGGGAAGAAGACAGTGAAGAGAACAGAAGAATAGAGAGCACCTACCCACACAAGAGGGGTGGGGTTTGATGAGACGCAGCGCAGGAAAATACtgataaattaatcaaataaaattacagtGAAGAAAtcattgaattatttataaataataaatcaatcaGATCAATACTCGTccacttttcttttcattttcttttttctaccTGCTAattacatatttctttttattataacataaatagaaaaattaaaagttttagttttcatataataaattattttagctttctagaacaattttatttaagatgAAGGTTGACATTTAATTGTGTTGTTGTAAGGAATGACATGACATAATTGGTTTACATCATGGGTCAGATTATTTATCACGTCATCTTTCAGCGAAATCCGACCaagaataaacatatattttaacaaaattatatattaaattaaatagagtAAATAGAAAGTTGAGAATGCTATACTCCTAGtaaaatatatcacaagttttaTAATACCTgttgtattattttgtaataatttcgGGTCACTTTCttgaaaatgatataaaatcCAAGCGTTATCTTATCTggttcaataattattattctatGTGGAAACATACATACGCTTTTTTcttatagttaaaattaacaaattaattgttttaagttgataatgaagaacaatttaactttataatgtgggtataacttataaaatataaataatttatcaatttaaatgtatggtaaaacattttaaattttatgtttgtcaaaaaataataaaattaaatttaaatttaaagataataaatatgttggaataaataacataaaatcattaaattaaaaaaaacttttgaaatcattgtatctaaataataatttctaaaaacatttatatttactatttaaatttataatttgatgtatttttagtactaattttacttataatttatttattaacatgTTAGTTTGTTTGAATTGGAATGGGAGTAGAAAGGGGAATAGTTAGGATAAAGAGGGTggaaagttatttaaattaattaaaagtaaatatatttgaatagaAAGATAGTAATAAATGTGATtaatttggtaaaaaaaattattcatagtttattgtaattttttatcaattattaatattttgttaaataagatcttattacattaaaaataatatcttattaaaGCATAAATAACTATATTCAATTATAGTTTTTCTTTCCCTATActtattactaaatattttattaaagatatttatattatagagttgaaaatattttataaaatttgttatgttttcaaaattttgtttcttagtAATTTTTTTACCGTTAAAAGTCTTGCAGCCGCTACTTTATTACACTCTTTTTTTAcatgagaaaaattaaaaaaaaaatagttatcaacccataacaaaagaaacaaacctAAAAGGTATGCTTTTTTTTGAGTTAGTACATTTTAGCTGTACTACGTTTTAGTAAACAAAAACACccttatatattatggattctaagttttaaggttaaagatattttaataattttcatttttaaaactaaaaaacaaaacaagaaactcCCCCTTACTCGCCTCCCTTATTTCTCAacactctttctctttcatctctatcacttcaacattttctttgtcatccctactgtaaccccaactgaaaaaattagaaacaatcGTCTAACCCTAATTCACTTTTCTCACTtgtccaatttgtttctctctcatctccataaTCTCTCTCACCCACACACAGCAACCCGTAACACCGCAATTtgtttctcatattttttttcactttaataacaaaataattaatgatgttgatgttgattttttatttgaggGTTGTGTTATATCTTTTCACTTCTAATTGTTATTAAATTcgttttttaagttttagaatTAGTAATTTATCTTTAGagagatttgatattttgactaTTAAATTGTCCGAACATATGGTTTAGAAGAGAAAAACCCTTATGCGAAAAGGGGATTCCGGAAGGGGTAAGTTATTGTCCAGAAAATGGATTTTTGAACGTCAAACAGCATAAAATTAAGCTTTTGCTCATCTTACTAAATGATTTTACAGGGAACAAATTATCGAAGAGAGTTAATTATGAACAGAGAAAATTGTTGTGGTTGTTCATTCCCTCTCTAATGTTTCATATTGATaagcatattttcatttcatttttgtaaaaaaaataaaaatattttaacaagttACACATCTTCTAGATTTGAGCAGATTGCAGAATATTAACAAACTAGTCATAATGAACTTGTTAGCTTTGAGTTCGATcagaaaattactttttaagataaatcacatcatgtaagtttattttaaaaatttcacatCTCCAATTGTTTGGTCAATATAAACATGATGTTATCATTCTGATTTATCATTTGCCGTAGaagtgaaattaaaaaaaacaaaacgcactgaatttcaaattggaatttaaacttaataaatttgttaccaTCACACTCATAGCTTAACTTCTACTCCTGtaatttctatgattttatcaaaattggtgttaaaaaactaaatattttgcAATTATTAACGTCTTTTCGTGGgggtttcttgtgtttttttagtttttaaattattgaaattattataaactttagttttttacaaatttaataacaatcagaatgaaaaatttataacacaacccttcaatcaaaaatcaacatcaatatcattaattattttgttattaaagtggaaaacaaatgaacaaacaaaacaagagaaacaaattgCGGTGTCGTGAATTGTTGTGTGTGGGTGAGAGAGAggatggagatgagagagaaacaaattggataagtgagaaAGGTGAATTATGGTTAGAcaagtgtttttgttttttcaggAGCTACAATAgaaatgacagagaaaatgtttgagtgatagagatgaaagagaaagggttgagagaaacGAGAGATTAGAGAGATGAAGGATAAGAGAGATGATGgggtttcttgttttatttagttttaagaatgaaaattat contains:
- the LOC108342889 gene encoding uncharacterized protein LOC108342889 isoform X2; translated protein: MGHKKRNPAPRTKQPAAASPAVQSGVGGAANGATSPDADVSIVSDHKPHNPSKIELAPPLSEGSEYSTIKLECERALTTLRRGNHNKAMKLLREICAREEGSPHSAFVHRVHSLMCFKTATVITDPSSKQRHLKNALESARRAVELMPNSVEYSHFRATVMLEAATEGKDYEDVVHECERGLAIENPSDPAKETLQDESEQKASSTEERIAHVQNELRQLIQKSNIASLSSWMKNLSNGEERFRLIPIRRTPEDPMEVRLVQTRRPNEIKKVTKTPEERRKEIEVRVAAARLLQQKSEAPQSPNEGDRDDRPLDSSGGSGQRIGDRRRHGNVKKSGFTAERMKWVHSYWNSVSMDRKKDFLRVKICDLKSHYGSSKDTLPNDILSEALSYAEANKTWKFWACCNCEEKHSNPDSHRHHVVQEHMGSLSPQMQRLLPHNVDSEWIEMILNCSWKPLDVLAAVRVLDNKARFKSPSLPEDLYLDHHTLDYNVCFKEASSSYIEKESSGDTLRNCLEECNNNCKIIENDVREGVEDQLSVVDRIIDCWPVSDDPERAKLLGKIHAMFETLIRHKCLAASHLNKVIQFTMGEIQGLAAGSQLLNHGVDQTPMCICFLGPSQLKTIFQFLQEISHACGLARHADKGSSPTNDSLNITQGPEIKDKIVLDGDASRLLLDECLLQTQVTAGTNQGSVLDDVTTPRSPDGISCYNNALLSWIFSSSPIGDQVTSWLRIREDKINKGKEIVQMLEKEFYHLQGLCEKKGERLSYEEALQTVEDLCLEEGKKRETLGEFVQRSYESVLRKRREELIESENDMMYVSNRFELDAISNVLQEAEARNVNQFGYKEAYAGVTSQLCDLESGEEDEWRMKDYLRQMDGCIENAIQKLKEHLSIELSKIDARIIRSVTEMQQLEFKLGPISANDYRAILVPLVKSYLRALLEDLAEKDAREKSDAASEAFLAELALDSKKTVKSGSENTKHVEKTKDRKKNKDHRKARDLKASGDHVQFSVGSTIPDSNLVAPESDFLDHEVVSMNDDDLEQLEEEFRRKIELEEEEKKLEETLEFQRRIENEAKQRHLAEQQKRSSGLYLEVEDLQDFLTKEDMGSPDSYKHDQLVQDNGSRSSLDGVLMPTANGSIYLHQSKVKQDLPNGVIRENGLPVADRRTGKKHKRRNSSRPVDGKIESFSSEKESTEDTHPESHLREKFKFSNSQVNNNVWKNNGSNAKRELPVEDAEEERFQADLEIAVRQSLDTFQARGNLPLASSLRMSQRASSVVDSVDCRPGEDPTDNLDGATLLGTGLKNEVGEYNCFLNVIIQSLWHLRRFRVEFLGRSRTEHDHVGNPCVVCALYEIFTALDIASKDSRREAVAPTSLRIALSNLYPHSSFFQEAQMNDASEVLAVIFDCLHRSFTRGSSVSDAESAESNCMGSWDCANDSCIAHSLFGMNIFEQMNCYHCGLESRHMKYTSFFHNINASALRDMKEKSSASFFDNLLNLVEMNHQLACDPEADGCGKLNHIHHFLSTPPHVFMTVLGWQNTCESADDIAATLAALSTTINISALYGGLNLECTHNLVSVVCYYGQHYHCFAYSYDHEQWIMYDDKTVKVIGGWADVVTMCERGHLQPQVLFFEAVN
- the LOC108342889 gene encoding uncharacterized protein LOC108342889 isoform X1 — its product is MGHKKRNPAPRTKQPAAASPAVQSGVGGAANGATSPDADVSIVSDHKPHNPSKIELAPPLSEGSEYSTIKLECERALTTLRRGNHNKAMKLLREICAREEGSPHSAFVHRVHSLMCFKTATVITDPSSKQRHLKNALESARRAVELMPNSVEYSHFRATVMLEAATEGKDYEDVVHECERGLAIENPSDPAKETLQDESEQKASSTEERIAHVQNELRQLIQKSNIASLSSWMKNLSNGEERFRLIPIRRTPEDPMEVRLVQTRRPNEIKKVTKTPEERRKEIEVRVAAARLLQQKSEAPQSPNEGDRDDRPLDSSGGSGQRIGDRRRHGNVKKSGFTAERMKWVHSYWNSVSMDRKKDFLRVKICDLKSHYGSSKDTLPNDILSEALSYAEANKTWKFWACCNCEEKHSNPDSHRHHVVQEHMGSLSPQMQRLLPHNVDSEWIEMILNCSWKPLDVLAAVRVLDNKARFKSPSLPEDLYLDHHTLDYNVCFKEASSSYIEKESSGDTLRNCLEECNNNCKIIENDVREGVEDQLSVVDRIIDCWPVSDDPERAKLLGKIHAMFETLIRHKCLAASHLNKVIQFTMGEIQGLAAGSQLLNHGVDQTPMCICFLGPSQLKTIFQFLQEISHACGLARHADKGSSPTNDSLNITQGPEIKDKIVLDGDASRLLLDECLLQTQVTAGTNQGSVLDDVTTPRSPDGISCYNNALLSWIFSSSPIGDQVTSWLRIREDKINKGKEIVQMLEKEFYHLQGLCEKKGERLSYEEALQTVEDLCLEEGKKRETLGEFVQRSYESVLRKRREELIESENDMMYVSNRFELDAISNVLQEAEARNVNQFGYKEAYAGVTSQLCDLESGEEDEWRMKDYLRQMDGCIENAIQKLKEHLSIELSKIDARIIRSVTEMQQLEFKLGPISANDYRAILVPLVKSYLRALLEDLAEKDAREKSDAASEAFLAELALDSKKTVKSGSENTKHVEKTKDRKKNKDHRKARDLKASGDHVQFSVGSTIPDSNLVAPESDFLDHEVVSMNDDDLEQLEEEFRRKIELEEEEKKLEETLEFQRRIENEAKQRHLAEQQKRSSGLYLEVEDLQDFLTKEDMGSPDSYKHDQLVQDNGSRSSLDGVLMPTANGSIYLHQSKVKQADLPNGVIRENGLPVADRRTGKKHKRRNSSRPVDGKIESFSSEKESTEDTHPESHLREKFKFSNSQVNNNVWKNNGSNAKRELPVEDAEEERFQADLEIAVRQSLDTFQARGNLPLASSLRMSQRASSVVDSVDCRPGEDPTDNLDGATLLGTGLKNEVGEYNCFLNVIIQSLWHLRRFRVEFLGRSRTEHDHVGNPCVVCALYEIFTALDIASKDSRREAVAPTSLRIALSNLYPHSSFFQEAQMNDASEVLAVIFDCLHRSFTRGSSVSDAESAESNCMGSWDCANDSCIAHSLFGMNIFEQMNCYHCGLESRHMKYTSFFHNINASALRDMKEKSSASFFDNLLNLVEMNHQLACDPEADGCGKLNHIHHFLSTPPHVFMTVLGWQNTCESADDIAATLAALSTTINISALYGGLNLECTHNLVSVVCYYGQHYHCFAYSYDHEQWIMYDDKTVKVIGGWADVVTMCERGHLQPQVLFFEAVN